The region CAATCCTGGGGCTTGGGCAAAATAACCGTGGCGCCCAAAATCCGGCGAGCTAGGGCAGAAAGCACAGGCACATCGCCAAAAATACCGGTGGGGGCCAGGGGCAAAATTTCCGGCATGGCTCCCCCCACTTGATTGGGGCGCATAAACCAAAGCTGGGCACCCTGTTCGAGGAAAATTTGGTTGAGAATATCCTGGTTAACCCGGGGTAACATGGACTGCCAACTGAGCAGGGCATTGGCTAGGGTATTGTCCTGGATAAAATCATATTGATTGGTGGGATTGTCCGGGTCTAAACCGGCTAGGGTAGCGGCATTGCTTTGCCAGTCTTCCCTGGTAATCCCCCTGGGTTTTAACATCGTCAGCAGGCGATCGCCTAATTTTTGTAGCCCTTGAAAGCGCTGGGTTTCTGGGGAATTGGGGTGCTGGGCCAACCAACTGAGAATTTCCGGGCTATTCTCCACCTTTTCCTGCAAACCCACAATGGCTAAGTACAGGGCTTGGTTAGAATCCTGCACACAGGACGCCGCCGGGCTAACCCCCGCATAACCAGTGCCATCCCCGGTACGGTAGCGGGCCATCATAATTTGCAGTTGTTTTTGCAACTCATCCAGGGGGGAAAGCACCACCTCGCCAAAGTTGTAATCCTGTAACAGGTCTAGTTTGACCATCACATCGGCAAAGGGACGGCTTTGGATCCAGCCCCGCTGCAAATTACCGGCATAGTTTTCCCAGGTTTGGGAGCCAGCAATGATGCCCTGGGGATTATGGGCATAGACCTGGTAATAGGGAATTTCCCACTGCAACTCGTCGGTAAAGGGGTCCCGCACAATTTCAGGCAAACTAAAGGCAAAATGCCCCGTCACTGTGCCCAGCATAGTCTTTTCTCCCAATTTCCCCCCAATGCCGCCGAATAAATGCATTCCCAACAGGCGATCGCCTTCTTGCCATTGGCCCAGGGCCACCTCGGGGGAATCACTGCGGGGATCAAGTAAAACCTTTTGGGCTGTACCTTTGCGAGCGGGAGTATTGTGCCAATTTTGGTGACTAATATAGTCTCGACCGGGGCCGAGGCGAAAAATTTGCTCATCAGGCTGCAATTGCACCAAGGAACGGGGCTGGAGGGATTGCACCGTGAACAGGCCATCCTGACCTTGGGCTCCATAAAGGTACCAACCCAATTGACCGACGGGAGAACTGGCCAAATCCCTGGGGGTGGACATAAACCGATCGCCATTGAGGCGGGGCTGTTGGGGAATGCGAATTGTTTCCTGGGGGCCGTCAAATTGTTTACTTATGGCGTTGTAATGTTGAACCAGCATTAAATCCGTGGCACAGGGCTGAGGCCCAGGACAATCCTTGGGCACGGTGTTGGGGTCTGCTTTCGGGTCAGGGCCAATAATTTTTACTAGGGCTTGATAACGGCCCGTCACCATTTCCGGCATGGTGGCCAGTTTAATTTCTGCTTGATTGCCGGCGGGAATATTCACCTGGGCCCGGAGAAAACGCACTAGCACATCATCCACCGGTCTGGCCCCAGCTAAGGACTGCAAAGGCCCCACTTGCGATCGCCCATTTAAACGGTTGGGTAACAGATTGCCCCGGCGTTCACTATTTAAGGCGGCGGGGGTAAAGTTTACGTCTGTGGTAACTAGCTTTAAGTATCTTTCCAAATCGGCATTGCTCTGCCAAGTGAGGCGGAGTTTTTGTCCCACTAGTCCCTGTTGGATAGAAGGTGCCTGATACAGTTCCAGCCAAACCCAGTCCCCGGGAGTGGCTTTAGTTTCTTCCACCGTCGGCAGGATTAACCGCCCCAACCACTCACCCAAGGGCCGATAATACGCCCCATCTAAATTCTGTTGCAGGGGATAATAATCCACCTGGTTGACCGGCAACTGACTGCTGATTTTATAGTCTGGGATGCGGTCGGAGGGGCCCTGGGGACGGAATAGCATGGCCAGGAAAACCAACACCAAAGCGGCGATCGCCCCTAACACTATCCGCCCGCGCCATTGCTTCATTTGTGGACCGCCCTAAAAATTGCCATAAAAAAACACCTGGGGCGTCTTTCCTTGTTTCGACTCCAGATGTTTTTCTAATTTCCTCACACCTGACCCAAGTATAAATCACCATCGGGGAATGTCAAGGCTCCAGCCTAAAAAAAAGCTAATTTTCAACAAATGTTGACCTAAAGCAGAACTCCAAAGCCTTTTCCTGCGTCGTTTACCGTAGATAATGAATTTTTTCTAAAATTCTTTAATCCCGCTCTTCCCGGTGCCAGCAAAGCTCCATGGGACAAAAGCAAATCCCCCACCCGGATTATTTCGGTTCGGTTAAGAGTTGTACAAAGGCGATCGCCATTTTGATAACCACGCTAAGATCACGGAGGATTGGCGAAAAGCCCAGGCTGATTGGTGACTTTCTTTTGCGGCCATAAACCGCTCCTGGAGAGGCTTTCCCCTTCCTGATCCGACGTTGTAATTGATTAATTATTTTAGTCGCCCGGCCGATGGAAAACCGTCATGGCCTGACCGACCGGGGTTCCCAGACCGGTATTAAATTAGCCTTTCCGGACAAGGCATCTGTGAAAATCTTAAAAAAGTATTAAGATTTTAAAAGCTAGCTTATTTTCGGAGGAAATGTGTTTACTCGACTTGCCCAGCAACACCGCGATTTCGTGAAGGATTTAGTCATGAGTCTCAGGGCTCTGGCCACTGTGCTCGAAAATCGAGGCTATATTGCTTCTTGCTACACCTGTGGCGACCAACTCAATAGTGCTTCATTCATGGTGAGTTTGGGAGAAAATCATCTGATTCGCTTTTTGGTATCCGACTACGGCATCACCTGGACAGAAATGCGGGATGACCGGGAATTAATGAAATTAGAAGGGGCCGAGGCGATCGCCCAATTGGAAGAGTTGGCCAATGTGGTCAAATATTGCTTGGCCGATGCCCCCAAAGGTGGCCGTAAAAAACGGAAAACCGCCCAGCTACAACTAGTCTAAGACTGGTGTATGCGCGGCCCGTGCCATGGCCTCCGATGGACTGATTTTTCCCTATGAATCACTGCTGAGTTGCGAGGGGGATTCCTGTTGATTATCCTCCATAAAGCATGGGGACTGGAATGGGCTGTTTTGCTGTAGGGTGTTAGATCCCCTGCCGGTCATAAACTATGGAAAGTAAAATACCCACGCCGAACCTAAAATTAGAGCTTGGGACTTACCGCGACATGTTTCTACGCCTAAGCCCTGGGCAAACGATTATAACGTTGTAAACGGATGGTAACCGTCGTTCCTTGGTCGACAGCGCTTTTTAGTAAAATACTGCCACTATGTAGATCGACGCATTTCTTGGCAACCATTAAACCGAGTCCTGTTCCCGCAATATTTCTGACATTTTTGCCCCGATGAAAGGGTTCAAAAATTTGCTTTTGATCCTCTGGTGCAATACCAATACCTTGGTCCGTCACTTCAAAAATAATATTTTCCGAATCTAGGCCTAGATTGATTTTTATCTGTCCTCCGTCAGGGGAATATTTGATCGCATTAGATAATAAATTAGATAGGATAGACCGTATTAATCTTTCATCCACCAACGCCTTAGTATCTTGATCGCCACAGATAAAGTCGAAATAATATTGATCACTGACACTTAATTGAATTTCTTCGATAAATTGCTGAAACAGTGACTTCAAATCTAACCAACTAGGATTAAATTCTAATTTACCTGCTTCCGCCCGGTTAATAATTAAAATATCATCCAAAAGCTGAACCATATTTTTAACGGAATTTTGGATACGGTGCAAATTCCGGCTACGCTTCTCGGGATCAAGCCAAGCTACTTCAGAATTCTCCAGTAATTGAGCCGCCGCTAAGGCCGTACTGAGAGGAGTACGAAATTCATGAGAAGCCATGGAGAAAAAACGAGTTTTTAAGCGACTTAATTCCTTTTCCCGTTCTAGGGCTAGGCGAACTTCCTCTGTGCGACGCCGTTCAGTGACATCCCTTTGCACAGCAATCCAATGGGTATAGAAACCTGTTTTATCGGCAACAGGTACAAGGCTAAATTCTACCCAAAATTCACTACCATCTTTACGATAATTAATTACTTCAACGGTAATGGATTGCCATTGACTAACGGCTTGCCGTACTTTATCTAATTCAGTGCGACTGGTTTTTGGCCCCTGTAAAACTCGAGGGGTTTTGCCTAGAATTTCTTCGGCGGTATAACCAGTAATCTTAGTAAATGCTTCATTAACATAGAGAATTCTCGGCCCGGGATCATTGATGGGCTCTGCTTCCGTGATCACCACCGCGTCATTGGTGTGAACCACAACGGATTGTAACAGACGAATTTGTTCTGCTTGCCGTTTTTGTTCGGTAATGTCAGTCACAACCGCCACTAACCCTGCAATGTTTTCTTCACTATCTAATAGGGGAGCAGCAGAAAGGACAATTTCAATCCAGCTACCATCCTTTTTTTGGCATTTTAATTCTAGGCTAGGGGAAGCAATGCCTGATAAAATTCTCTGTTTAAATTGCTGGTAATCTTCTACCAAAATTTCGGATGTTAATAATTCTGGATGGGCAATAATTTCTGTTTCTTTCCAACCAAAAATCCGTTCCGCCGCAGGATTCCAAATCTGAATTTGGTCTGCTAAATTAAGGGTAAAAATTCCCCTAGGGGAGGCAACAATAAGAGATTGCAGGGTGTGATTGGTGTGGCGGAGGGCCGCCTCGGTTTTTTGTCGCTCGCTAATTTCTACCATCAGGGATTGATTGGTGGCGGCAAGTTGC is a window of Synechocystis sp. PCC 7338 DNA encoding:
- a CDS encoding PAS domain S-box protein, with product MGKFLIPIEFVFLAIAIACYLWHRQNQQRRKIEISLKQQTQRERFINQITQHIRQSLNLETVLNTTVAEVKTLLHVDRVLIYRIWQDGTGSAITESVNTNYPSILGRTFSDEVFPVEYHQAYTKGKVRAINNIDQDDVEVCLADFVKQFGVQSKLVVPILQHDRSTSPGNESEFPYLWGLLIAHQCAFTRIWQPWEIELMKQLANQVAIAIQQSELYEQLQQFNKDLENRVEKRTQQLAATNQSLMVEISERQKTEAALRHTNHTLQSLIVASPRGIFTLNLADQIQIWNPAAERIFGWKETEIIAHPELLTSEILVEDYQQFKQRILSGIASPSLELKCQKKDGSWIEIVLSAAPLLDSEENIAGLVAVVTDITEQKRQAEQIRLLQSVVVHTNDAVVITEAEPINDPGPRILYVNEAFTKITGYTAEEILGKTPRVLQGPKTSRTELDKVRQAVSQWQSITVEVINYRKDGSEFWVEFSLVPVADKTGFYTHWIAVQRDVTERRRTEEVRLALEREKELSRLKTRFFSMASHEFRTPLSTALAAAQLLENSEVAWLDPEKRSRNLHRIQNSVKNMVQLLDDILIINRAEAGKLEFNPSWLDLKSLFQQFIEEIQLSVSDQYYFDFICGDQDTKALVDERLIRSILSNLLSNAIKYSPDGGQIKINLGLDSENIIFEVTDQGIGIAPEDQKQIFEPFHRGKNVRNIAGTGLGLMVAKKCVDLHSGSILLKSAVDQGTTVTIRLQRYNRLPRA
- a CDS encoding DUF1815 family protein, which produces MFTRLAQQHRDFVKDLVMSLRALATVLENRGYIASCYTCGDQLNSASFMVSLGENHLIRFLVSDYGITWTEMRDDRELMKLEGAEAIAQLEELANVVKYCLADAPKGGRKKRKTAQLQLV
- a CDS encoding type II CAAX prenyl endopeptidase Rce1 family protein, whose protein sequence is MKQWRGRIVLGAIAALVLVFLAMLFRPQGPSDRIPDYKISSQLPVNQVDYYPLQQNLDGAYYRPLGEWLGRLILPTVEETKATPGDWVWLELYQAPSIQQGLVGQKLRLTWQSNADLERYLKLVTTDVNFTPAALNSERRGNLLPNRLNGRSQVGPLQSLAGARPVDDVLVRFLRAQVNIPAGNQAEIKLATMPEMVTGRYQALVKIIGPDPKADPNTVPKDCPGPQPCATDLMLVQHYNAISKQFDGPQETIRIPQQPRLNGDRFMSTPRDLASSPVGQLGWYLYGAQGQDGLFTVQSLQPRSLVQLQPDEQIFRLGPGRDYISHQNWHNTPARKGTAQKVLLDPRSDSPEVALGQWQEGDRLLGMHLFGGIGGKLGEKTMLGTVTGHFAFSLPEIVRDPFTDELQWEIPYYQVYAHNPQGIIAGSQTWENYAGNLQRGWIQSRPFADVMVKLDLLQDYNFGEVVLSPLDELQKQLQIMMARYRTGDGTGYAGVSPAASCVQDSNQALYLAIVGLQEKVENSPEILSWLAQHPNSPETQRFQGLQKLGDRLLTMLKPRGITREDWQSNAATLAGLDPDNPTNQYDFIQDNTLANALLSWQSMLPRVNQDILNQIFLEQGAQLWFMRPNQVGGAMPEILPLAPTGIFGDVPVLSALARRILGATVILPKPQDWQFFGIAVIVYGVIAIPLGVKFGLLQWQWWGQSLGGSVKSILALFFLPALGEELVFRVMLLPYPTELNLFWPTLGAMALSLVLFPIYHPLNALLFYPRGRNLFFQPIFLTLTGLLGIGTTALYWHSGSLWLITIFHWLVVTVWLMALGGYGKLAYPEAKR